Proteins co-encoded in one Callospermophilus lateralis isolate mCalLat2 chromosome 2, mCalLat2.hap1, whole genome shotgun sequence genomic window:
- the LOC143391079 gene encoding olfactory receptor 10D3 translates to MDMKNSSVVTEFILLGIPHTEGMETILFVLFLPFYVCTLLGNMSILVVVISSTRLHTPMYFFLGNLSVFDMGFSSVTCPKMLFYLMGLSRLISYQDCVSQLFFFHFLGSIECFLYTVMAYDRFAAICYPLQYTVIMNSRICVALAVGTWLLGCIHSSILTSLTFTLPYCGPNEVGHFFCDIPALLPLACADTSLAQRVSFTNVGLVSLICFLLILVSYTRITISILSIHTTEGRRRAFSTCSAHLIAILCAYGPIITVYLQPTPNPMLGTVVQILMNVVGPMLNPLIYTLRNKEVKTALKKILHRTGHIPES, encoded by the coding sequence ATGGATATGAAGAACAGCTCTGTGGTGACAGAATTCATCCTGTTGGGAATCCCACACACGGAGGGGATGGAGACTATACTTTTTGTCCTCTTCTTGCCCTTCTATGTATGCACCCTGCTGGGAAATATGTCTATCCTGGTGGTTGTCATCTCTTCCACTCGCCTTCAcacacccatgtacttcttctTGGGGAACTTGTCTGTGTTTGACATGGGTTTCTCTTCTGTGACCTGCCCCAAAATGCTGTTCTACCTTATGGGACTGAGCCGGCTCATCTCCTACCAAGACTGTGTCTCCCAGCTCTTCTTCTTCCACTTCCTTGGAAGCATTGAGTGTTTCTTGTATACTGTGATGGCCTATGACCGTTTCGCTGCCATATGTTACCCTCTTCAGTACACAGTAATCATGAACTCCAGAATCTGTGTGGCCCTCGCTGTGGGCACATGGCTTTTAGGGTGCATTCATTCCAGCATCTTGACTTCCCTCACCTTCACCTTGCCATACTGTGGTCCCAATGAAGTGGGTCATTTCTTCTGTGATATCCCAGCACTCTTGCCCTTGGCCTGTGCTGATACTTCCTTAGCACAGAGGGTTAGCTTCACCAACGTTGGCCTAGTGTCTCTCATCTGCTTTCTCTTAATCCTCGTGTCCTACACTCGAATCACGATCTCCATCTTGAGTATTCATACAACTGAGGGTCGCCGCCGTGCCTTCTCCACCTGCAGTGCTCACCTCATTGCTATCCTCTGTGCCTATGGGCCCATTATCACTGTCTACCTACAGCCCACACCCAACCCCATGCTGGGAACTGTGGTTCAAATTCTGATGAATGTGGTAGGACCAATGCTGAACCCTTTGATCTATACTTTAAGGAATAAGGAAGTAAAGACGGCCCTGAAAAAAATATTGCACAGGACAGGACACATTCCTGAGAGTTAG